Proteins encoded in a region of the Candidatus Moanabacter tarae genome:
- the rplK gene encoding 50S ribosomal protein L11 — translation MSKKEVSQIRLQLPAGAANPAPPVGPALGAHGVNIMGFCKEFNARTKDQTGTILPVVISVYQDRSFTFILKSPPAAVLLKKAAAIAKGSGVCHREKVGSVTRAQCLEIAAIKKDDLNSNDEEAAIRVIAGTARSMGIDVVDL, via the coding sequence ATGTCGAAGAAAGAAGTATCACAAATACGGTTGCAACTTCCGGCAGGAGCTGCCAATCCAGCGCCACCGGTGGGTCCCGCTTTGGGCGCGCACGGGGTCAACATAATGGGATTCTGTAAGGAGTTTAACGCCAGGACCAAGGATCAGACAGGAACTATTCTTCCGGTAGTGATTTCGGTCTATCAGGATCGCTCGTTCACCTTTATTCTAAAGTCTCCCCCAGCTGCTGTTCTCTTGAAGAAGGCAGCTGCAATAGCCAAGGGTTCAGGGGTGTGTCATAGAGAAAAAGTAGGTAGTGTGACTCGAGCACAATGTCTAGAGATTGCTGCTATCAAGAAAGATGACCTAAACTCGAATGATGAAGAAGCAGCTATCCGAGTGATTGCTGGGACCGCACGTAGCATGGGAATCGATGTGGTCGATCTTTAG
- the secE gene encoding Protein translocase subunit SecE, producing the protein MLQELKKASWPTRLELRDSTVVVIIAMILLGGFITLSDWSVYNVVTLLTELVRAEAVEVVSGDGL; encoded by the coding sequence ATGCTCCAGGAGCTAAAGAAGGCATCCTGGCCGACTCGCTTGGAATTGCGCGATTCAACTGTTGTAGTAATAATCGCAATGATCCTTTTGGGTGGATTTATCACCCTTTCGGATTGGTCGGTCTACAATGTAGTAACGCTACTGACCGAACTCGTACGAGCTGAGGCGGTAGAGGTAGTATCAGGAGACGGTTTATAA
- the rplJ gene encoding 50S ribosomal protein L10, giving the protein MREEKKYLVDEIGNHLDKSDYFYLTDFDRVSVADTVELRWKLAEHSAEFHVIKNSAMAVVVRNRELPDISEWLKGQTAIVVGGEDPPGVAKALSRFRDEKEKVEVKGGILSGSVLQPGEVAQLADLPPMDSLKAQFLGLLQAPAQRLLSLLEAAPRGFLTVLSAKSEKKDTD; this is encoded by the coding sequence TTGAGAGAAGAAAAAAAATATCTTGTGGACGAGATTGGGAATCATCTCGATAAATCCGACTATTTCTATCTTACGGATTTTGACCGGGTGTCGGTAGCGGACACAGTAGAATTGAGATGGAAACTTGCTGAGCACAGTGCTGAATTTCATGTTATTAAAAACAGTGCTATGGCGGTCGTTGTCCGAAATCGGGAACTACCTGATATTTCTGAGTGGCTCAAAGGACAGACTGCCATTGTGGTTGGAGGCGAAGATCCACCTGGAGTGGCGAAGGCATTAAGCCGATTCAGAGATGAAAAGGAAAAGGTTGAAGTGAAGGGTGGTATCCTTAGTGGAAGCGTCTTACAGCCGGGGGAGGTTGCACAGCTGGCAGACTTGCCTCCGATGGATTCGCTTAAAGCCCAATTTTTGGGCTTACTTCAGGCTCCAGCACAGCGGTTGTTATCGCTTCTTGAGGCTGCTCCAAGAGGTTTTTTAACCGTATTGTCGGCTAAATCGGAGAAAAAAGATACAGATTAG
- the rplA gene encoding 50S ribosomal protein L1 has protein sequence MVKLSKRYQTAQQIKDLSIGYPLEEAVTILSKMPTAKFDETVELAVRLGVDPKQSNQMVRGIISLPNGSGKKVRVLVFTENGDEALEAGADHAGLDDVVSKIQEGWLEFDVAMATPSAMKQVRAVARVLGPRGLMPNPKSGTVTDDVAAGIKEIKQGGRVEYKMDKTANIGVVVGKRSFDPPKLVENIQVVIESIGQARPESIKGRYIISMSISGTMTPAVRLDSGVYSAIGKEGSV, from the coding sequence GTGGTAAAGCTCAGCAAACGATATCAGACGGCGCAGCAGATTAAGGATCTTTCGATAGGCTATCCATTGGAGGAGGCTGTGACGATTCTTTCGAAAATGCCAACGGCGAAATTCGATGAAACCGTAGAGTTAGCAGTTCGTCTGGGAGTTGATCCAAAGCAGAGCAATCAAATGGTCCGCGGTATTATCAGTCTTCCTAACGGGAGTGGGAAAAAGGTCCGCGTATTGGTTTTTACAGAGAATGGTGATGAGGCGCTAGAAGCGGGTGCTGATCATGCTGGATTGGACGATGTCGTTTCTAAGATTCAGGAGGGTTGGCTCGAATTTGATGTTGCAATGGCGACTCCCTCAGCGATGAAGCAAGTAAGGGCAGTCGCTAGGGTTTTAGGACCAAGGGGACTGATGCCGAATCCGAAATCCGGTACCGTGACCGATGATGTGGCCGCCGGAATTAAGGAGATAAAACAAGGCGGACGCGTCGAATATAAGATGGATAAGACTGCCAATATTGGGGTGGTCGTTGGGAAGCGTTCCTTTGATCCTCCGAAGTTAGTAGAGAATATCCAGGTGGTTATCGAGAGTATCGGTCAGGCGAGACCGGAATCTATTAAAGGACGCTACATTATAAGTATGTCTATTTCTGGGACTATGACTCCTGCCGTTAGATTGGACAGCGGGGTCTATTCTGCTATAGGGAAGGAAGGATCAGTTTGA
- the rpoC gene encoding DNA-directed RNA polymerase subunit beta' produces MSTQEVREVLGFDEGQTFDSVSISVASPDTIRSWSRGEVKNPETINYRTFKPEPGGLFCQRIFGPVRDYECACGKYKRIKYKGVVCDRCGVEVTVSRVRRERMGHIELAVPVSHIWFLKSMPSRLGLLLDMTARNLERVIYYENYMVTDPGKTPLEQKQLLTEQEYQDAQDEYGDTAFEAKMGAIALGEILETMSLEAVVDELHEQMHNTRSKQIKKKLSKRLKVIGGFIESGSRPEWMVLEVVPVIPPDLRPLVPLEGGRFATSDLNDLYRRVINRNNRLRNLLQLKTPDVIIHNEKRMLQEAVDALFDNGRHGRAVTGAGNRPLKSLSDMLKGKQGRFRQNLLGKRVDYSGRSVIVIGPELKLNQCGLPKKMALVLFEPFIIRRLKELGFVHTVRGARKMIEKKSPEVWDILEEVTEGHPVLLNRAPTLHRLSIQAFEPTLIEGDALRIHPLVCTAYNADFDGDQMAVHVPLSLEAVMECKLLMMSNHNIFSPSSGKPILTPSQDIVLGSYYLTLDPRRRPKPGDRLPLFGDTQEVLLAEGDAILKIHDWIRIVNPDYERETIYGDPKQKIIQTTVGRVLFNTVWPSEIGFLNFPIPTGKLSDLILETYKARGRLETVEVLDALKELGFSSATKAGLSIGIGDMIIPEDKPGIIKETQGKVSEIEDQYRKGVITAGERYNKIIDAWTQATDDIASLVFEGLQDNNNSDEVNPVYLMMDSGARGSRTQVRQLCGTRGLMAKPSGEIIERPILSSFREGQTVLEYFISTHGARKGLADTALKTADAGYLTRKLCDVAMDVIITDIDQGNRDGIWKSAIHEGDEEIVSLYERIVGRCSSDDVYNPLSPDELVVGNGELITEGMAKKVEELGIERIKIMSPLTHMKHSSLPATSYGINPGTNKLVEIGAAVGIIAAQSIGEPGTQLTMRTFHIGGIASQFFRNPEIRVRNEGVVTYSGLRLVSTEEGASIVLNKTGKIIIAGEDGKELESYNIVPGAVLPVADGKHIEKGEILAVWDPHHVPILSEKAGVIAFREMIPGVTVKRELDEATGQIATVVIEHKEDLNPLIEIHEAPVRAKSERALDLAAKKGKLIATYSIPTGAQIVVNQGDLISPGALLAKTPRQASKTQDITGGLPRVAELFEARRPKEAAEMAKIDGIVSIGGTVRAKKKLIVTDEENDLEEEHLIPHGKHIVVQPGDFVQKGQHLTEGAADPHEILDILGPSVLQEYLLSEIQKVYRLQGVTINDKHIETIIAQMLRKVRITDPGDSEFFWGEQIDRQDFMDEDERLIEAGGKPAEAEPILLGITKASIETESFISAASFQETTRVLTDAATLGKKDSLKGFKENVIMGNLIPAGTGLPKYRRLRINTFGSEFNDVETKSETAG; encoded by the coding sequence ATGAGCACACAGGAAGTCAGAGAAGTATTAGGGTTCGACGAAGGTCAGACATTTGATTCGGTATCGATTTCGGTTGCCTCGCCGGACACGATTCGTTCGTGGTCGCGGGGTGAAGTAAAGAATCCGGAGACTATCAATTACCGAACCTTTAAGCCGGAACCGGGCGGCCTTTTCTGCCAGCGCATATTCGGTCCAGTAAGAGACTACGAGTGCGCATGTGGAAAGTATAAACGAATCAAATACAAAGGTGTAGTGTGTGATCGATGCGGGGTCGAGGTAACGGTGTCTAGGGTGCGTCGCGAACGGATGGGCCACATTGAACTCGCAGTTCCCGTTTCTCACATTTGGTTTCTTAAAAGTATGCCTAGTCGGTTAGGGCTCCTCCTGGACATGACGGCAAGAAATCTGGAACGTGTCATTTACTATGAGAACTATATGGTAACGGATCCAGGAAAGACACCTTTAGAACAAAAGCAGTTACTTACTGAACAGGAGTATCAGGATGCCCAGGACGAATATGGAGATACTGCGTTTGAGGCTAAGATGGGTGCTATTGCATTGGGTGAAATTCTTGAGACGATGTCTCTCGAGGCGGTTGTGGATGAGTTGCACGAGCAGATGCACAACACCCGATCAAAGCAAATTAAGAAGAAGCTTTCTAAAAGGCTAAAAGTGATTGGGGGGTTCATAGAATCGGGCTCCCGTCCGGAGTGGATGGTTCTTGAAGTAGTGCCGGTAATTCCGCCTGATTTGCGACCATTAGTTCCCTTGGAAGGCGGCCGTTTTGCCACCAGTGATCTAAATGATCTCTATCGAAGGGTCATCAATCGAAACAATCGGCTGAGAAATCTTCTCCAGCTGAAGACGCCGGATGTTATCATTCACAATGAAAAACGGATGTTGCAGGAGGCAGTTGACGCCCTCTTTGATAACGGGAGGCATGGACGGGCTGTAACCGGTGCGGGTAATCGTCCCCTTAAGTCTTTGAGCGACATGCTCAAGGGCAAACAAGGCCGATTCAGGCAGAATTTGCTTGGCAAGCGGGTAGATTACAGTGGCCGTTCAGTTATTGTGATTGGGCCTGAACTAAAACTTAATCAGTGTGGTTTGCCCAAGAAAATGGCTTTGGTCTTATTCGAGCCGTTTATAATACGGCGCCTGAAAGAGTTAGGTTTCGTTCATACTGTGCGTGGAGCGCGCAAGATGATCGAGAAGAAATCACCCGAGGTGTGGGATATTCTGGAAGAGGTTACTGAGGGACATCCAGTTCTCCTCAACCGAGCTCCGACTCTTCACCGGCTATCCATTCAAGCTTTTGAGCCGACCTTGATCGAAGGAGATGCCCTTCGTATTCACCCGTTGGTTTGTACCGCTTATAATGCTGATTTTGATGGTGACCAAATGGCAGTTCATGTCCCCCTTTCGCTGGAGGCGGTGATGGAGTGCAAACTCCTTATGATGTCCAACCATAACATTTTTTCCCCATCGAGTGGAAAGCCAATCTTGACGCCCTCGCAGGATATTGTCCTGGGTTCTTATTATCTAACCTTGGATCCGCGCCGAAGGCCTAAACCCGGCGATCGGCTCCCGCTTTTTGGTGACACCCAAGAGGTCTTGCTTGCCGAAGGTGACGCTATTCTCAAGATCCATGATTGGATCCGAATTGTAAATCCGGACTATGAAAGGGAAACAATTTATGGAGATCCGAAACAGAAAATTATCCAAACGACTGTTGGTAGGGTTTTATTTAATACAGTATGGCCCAGTGAGATTGGGTTTCTCAACTTTCCTATACCGACTGGTAAACTGAGTGATCTTATTCTCGAGACGTATAAGGCGAGAGGAAGGCTGGAGACGGTTGAGGTCCTAGACGCTCTCAAGGAGCTCGGATTCAGTAGTGCAACCAAGGCCGGACTCTCAATTGGTATCGGTGATATGATTATTCCCGAGGATAAACCTGGTATCATTAAAGAGACACAGGGCAAAGTCAGCGAGATCGAGGATCAGTACAGGAAAGGCGTTATCACGGCAGGAGAACGCTATAACAAAATTATCGATGCCTGGACCCAAGCAACTGATGATATCGCCTCGTTAGTTTTTGAAGGATTACAAGATAACAATAACAGCGATGAAGTAAATCCGGTATACTTGATGATGGATTCTGGAGCGCGGGGTAGCCGTACTCAAGTGAGGCAGCTCTGTGGAACTAGGGGATTAATGGCAAAGCCTTCTGGCGAAATCATCGAACGTCCCATCCTCTCTTCATTCCGAGAGGGTCAGACAGTGCTCGAGTATTTTATTTCGACACATGGTGCCAGAAAGGGACTCGCCGACACGGCGTTGAAGACAGCAGATGCTGGGTATCTTACCCGGAAGCTATGCGATGTGGCGATGGATGTGATCATAACGGATATCGACCAGGGAAACAGAGATGGAATCTGGAAGTCCGCAATCCACGAAGGTGATGAGGAGATCGTGAGTTTGTACGAACGTATCGTGGGGCGTTGTTCGAGTGATGATGTCTACAATCCTCTCAGTCCAGATGAGTTAGTCGTGGGTAACGGTGAATTAATTACCGAAGGGATGGCTAAAAAGGTGGAGGAGTTAGGGATCGAAAGAATTAAAATCATGTCACCTCTGACTCACATGAAACACTCTAGTTTGCCGGCTACATCCTATGGGATAAACCCAGGCACGAACAAGCTTGTTGAGATTGGTGCTGCGGTCGGTATTATCGCAGCGCAATCGATCGGTGAGCCGGGGACACAGCTTACGATGAGGACCTTCCACATTGGAGGTATCGCGAGCCAGTTTTTTAGAAACCCAGAAATTCGAGTTCGTAATGAAGGAGTTGTAACCTACAGCGGTCTTCGGCTGGTTTCCACGGAAGAAGGAGCTAGTATTGTACTGAATAAAACTGGGAAAATTATTATCGCTGGTGAGGACGGCAAGGAACTCGAGAGTTACAACATTGTGCCAGGGGCTGTCCTACCAGTTGCCGATGGAAAACATATCGAGAAGGGTGAAATCTTGGCAGTTTGGGATCCTCACCACGTGCCCATTCTTTCAGAAAAAGCAGGTGTAATCGCTTTTCGAGAGATGATTCCGGGTGTAACGGTTAAACGGGAGCTAGATGAGGCAACAGGACAAATAGCGACGGTTGTAATCGAGCATAAGGAGGATCTTAATCCGCTTATAGAAATCCATGAGGCTCCGGTTCGAGCAAAGAGTGAGCGCGCCCTGGATTTGGCGGCGAAGAAGGGTAAGCTGATTGCTACATATTCCATTCCTACTGGAGCGCAGATCGTGGTAAATCAAGGTGACTTGATATCTCCGGGAGCTCTTTTGGCAAAGACACCACGTCAGGCTTCCAAGACCCAGGACATAACCGGAGGTCTGCCTCGTGTTGCAGAGTTATTTGAAGCCCGTCGTCCGAAAGAGGCTGCAGAAATGGCAAAGATTGATGGAATCGTTAGTATCGGTGGAACAGTTAGGGCGAAGAAAAAGCTCATAGTGACGGACGAAGAAAACGATTTGGAAGAAGAACATCTCATTCCTCACGGCAAGCATATCGTTGTCCAACCGGGAGATTTTGTTCAGAAGGGTCAACACTTAACCGAAGGAGCAGCCGATCCACATGAGATTCTAGATATTCTAGGTCCCAGTGTCTTACAGGAATATCTGCTTTCTGAGATTCAAAAAGTCTACCGGTTGCAAGGCGTAACTATTAACGACAAGCATATAGAGACAATAATTGCTCAGATGCTGAGGAAAGTTCGTATTACGGATCCAGGAGATTCAGAATTTTTCTGGGGAGAACAGATCGATCGTCAGGATTTTATGGATGAGGATGAGCGCCTGATAGAAGCGGGTGGTAAGCCGGCAGAGGCAGAGCCAATTTTGCTTGGAATAACTAAGGCTTCGATCGAGACAGAAAGCTTCATTTCAGCGGCTTCTTTCCAAGAGACAACTCGGGTACTAACGGATGCTGCAACTTTGGGTAAAAAGGATTCTCTCAAAGGGTTTAAAGAAAATGTCATAATGGGAAACTTGATTCCAGCAGGTACAGGTCTTCCGAAATATCGACGACTTCGAATTAATACCTTTGGTTCGGAGTTTAACGATGTTGAGACAAAATCGGAAACTGCGGGTTGA
- the nusG gene encoding Transcription termination/antitermination protein NusG, with amino-acid sequence METGDLSRQWFAVQTLSNKEAAVKRYLDRYLESEEMDQFIDNVLVPTETVTEVKNGRKYQKVRKFYPGYIFVHMQLYAEDGEILQKPWYFVRDVDGVIGFLGGNSPTPLKEKEIASILAQVAETEGKEIPKVEFSEGEEVKITDGPFFNLTGRIDEIDPERGKLKVSVSIFGRFTPVELEFWQVERMEDS; translated from the coding sequence ATGGAAACGGGAGATTTAAGCCGGCAGTGGTTTGCGGTTCAGACGCTTTCGAACAAGGAGGCAGCAGTGAAACGTTACCTTGATCGATATCTAGAAAGCGAGGAGATGGATCAGTTCATTGACAATGTGCTGGTGCCGACTGAGACAGTGACTGAGGTTAAGAACGGCCGTAAATATCAAAAGGTACGTAAATTTTACCCAGGGTACATATTTGTACATATGCAGCTTTATGCTGAGGATGGAGAAATATTGCAGAAGCCGTGGTATTTTGTACGGGACGTGGATGGGGTAATAGGTTTTTTGGGTGGAAATAGTCCCACCCCCTTGAAGGAGAAAGAGATTGCAAGCATCTTAGCCCAGGTCGCTGAGACGGAGGGCAAGGAAATCCCCAAGGTGGAGTTTAGTGAGGGTGAGGAAGTAAAGATTACAGATGGGCCCTTTTTTAATTTGACTGGTCGTATTGATGAGATCGATCCGGAGCGGGGAAAACTCAAAGTCTCAGTATCAATATTTGGCCGGTTTACACCAGTTGAGTTAGAGTTTTGGCAGGTTGAGAGGATGGAAGATAGCTGA
- the rpoB gene encoding DNA-directed RNA polymerase subunit beta, whose translation MSSNNGKVNLLERKNFGKLQEVIDVPNLIQNQIDSFKEFLQPGISPNQRRAVELESVFQEVFPIESYDGRATLEYRSYNLSGPKMTELECIREGVTYSISLYVKLRLKDEDSIKDEEIYMGEMPMITERGSFIINGAERVVVSQLHRSPGICFEETPHTSGKILFSFRIIPDRGTWMEVQFDQNDLLYVYLDRRRRRRKFLITTLLRAMGYSSDFELLSLFYEIQELGLEKVNALENVSRLVLVEDLVDAEKGIVLARSFEPLTKTIIRSIESAGIETIRVIDTSPDEGAIIRCLKKDPTRNQDEALKDIYKRLRPGEPSTVANAKALLKRLFHDPKRYDLGRVGRYKINQKLGLETDLDIRVLDTDDVVQATKYLIRLKKGDGVVDDIDHLGSRRVRTVGELLTNQCRIGLARTERLVKERMTLYDQSVDSITPQKLINPKALSTVIRDFFARSQLSQFMDQINPLAELTHKRRLSALGPGGLNRERAGFEVRDVHPSHYGRICPIETPEGPNIGLINSLSIYSRINEFGFIETPYRSVVEGKVSEDVVYLTADQEEGLVIAQANSEIDPKNFLRDRVMVRKGDNFLEVERDQVDYMDVSPKQLVSVAAGLIPFLEHDDANRALMGSNMQRQGVPLLRTEAPLVGTGIEHRVAVDSKTVVIAEEPGKVASVDSNRIVVTEDGDIPLRFERNPKSDPKNGVVVYPLRKFMRSNAGTCFSQKPIVARGEFVKKGQVIADGASTENGELALGRNVLVAFMPWNGYNFEDAILVSEKLIKDDDFTSIHIEEFEVTARDTKLGPEEITRDIPNVGEEALMHLNHDGVIRVGAEVKPGDVLVGKITPKSETELAPEEKLLRAIFGEKAADVRDTSLLVPSGVYGIVMDIKVSSRVDFEREQLSPSDRRRQVKQINESFRTQNDTLRESLTESLSNILLGEKIPLDVMNKESGEVIIPANRKITKTLLRRLAAVYKTVEIDPSPVRIKIMEIISSFESKFRELDDDRERSIGSIESGDDIDAGVIKNVKVYIATKRKVQVGDKMAGRHGNKGVVAKVVPEEDMPFLPDGTSIEICLNPLGVPSRMNVGQVLETHLGWACKKLGIKVATPIFDGISEARIREYLKEAGHPDSGKSQLVDGRTGEPFDQEVVVGFIYMMKLNHLVADKIHARAVGPYSLITQQPLGGKAQYGGQRFGEMEVWALEAYGAAYTLQELLTVKSDDVQGRTRIYESLVKGDTSLQAGTPQSFNVLMKEMQSLCLNVRLGDGVIEDQFSAQI comes from the coding sequence ATGTCTAGCAACAACGGTAAAGTGAATCTTTTGGAGCGAAAGAATTTTGGGAAACTTCAGGAAGTTATTGATGTTCCTAATTTGATTCAGAATCAGATCGATTCATTCAAGGAATTTTTGCAACCAGGGATTTCTCCAAATCAGCGAAGGGCGGTTGAATTAGAGTCAGTCTTCCAGGAAGTTTTCCCGATTGAGAGCTATGATGGAAGGGCGACTTTGGAATATCGCTCGTACAATCTCTCGGGTCCTAAGATGACGGAATTAGAGTGTATAAGAGAAGGAGTAACGTACTCGATTTCTCTCTACGTGAAACTACGTCTTAAAGATGAGGATTCGATCAAGGACGAGGAGATATACATGGGCGAGATGCCGATGATAACTGAAAGAGGCTCATTTATCATCAATGGTGCCGAGCGAGTGGTGGTAAGCCAGCTGCATCGCTCACCTGGAATCTGTTTCGAGGAGACACCGCATACCAGTGGAAAGATACTGTTCTCTTTTCGGATTATCCCAGATCGCGGTACATGGATGGAGGTACAATTCGATCAGAATGATTTGCTCTATGTGTACCTTGATCGCCGACGGAGAAGGCGGAAATTTCTAATTACGACTTTACTCCGAGCCATGGGTTACAGTTCCGATTTTGAGCTTCTCAGCCTCTTTTACGAAATCCAAGAGCTTGGATTAGAAAAAGTAAACGCTCTAGAAAACGTTAGCCGACTGGTTCTAGTGGAAGATCTGGTGGATGCTGAGAAGGGAATCGTTTTGGCGCGATCCTTCGAGCCCCTGACTAAAACGATCATCCGGTCAATTGAGAGCGCTGGGATTGAGACGATCCGAGTGATTGATACCTCGCCCGATGAGGGTGCCATCATCCGGTGCTTGAAGAAAGATCCAACTCGTAATCAAGATGAGGCTTTAAAAGACATTTATAAGAGATTACGCCCTGGAGAACCATCTACAGTTGCTAATGCGAAGGCTCTTTTGAAGCGCCTCTTTCATGATCCTAAACGATATGACTTAGGACGGGTGGGGCGCTACAAGATCAATCAGAAACTTGGTCTCGAAACTGATTTAGATATTCGAGTTTTAGATACAGATGATGTAGTTCAGGCAACCAAATATCTAATCCGCCTAAAGAAAGGAGATGGAGTGGTTGATGATATCGATCATCTGGGAAGCCGTCGCGTGCGGACTGTTGGAGAGTTGCTGACGAATCAGTGCCGAATAGGTCTGGCTAGAACTGAGCGGTTGGTTAAAGAGAGGATGACACTCTATGACCAGAGCGTAGACAGCATAACACCTCAGAAGTTGATCAATCCTAAAGCCCTGAGTACGGTAATACGAGACTTCTTTGCCCGTAGTCAATTGAGCCAGTTTATGGATCAAATCAATCCTTTGGCCGAACTGACCCACAAGCGCAGGCTTTCTGCGCTCGGTCCGGGTGGGTTAAACCGGGAACGAGCCGGGTTCGAGGTTCGGGATGTTCACCCTTCACATTATGGAAGAATATGTCCCATTGAAACCCCGGAAGGACCTAATATTGGGTTAATCAATTCTTTGAGCATTTACTCGAGAATTAATGAATTTGGATTCATTGAAACTCCCTACAGGAGTGTTGTGGAAGGGAAAGTCTCGGAAGACGTGGTCTATCTAACTGCAGATCAGGAGGAAGGGCTGGTTATTGCCCAGGCTAACTCTGAGATTGATCCGAAGAACTTCTTGAGGGACCGTGTTATGGTGAGGAAGGGAGATAACTTCCTCGAAGTCGAGCGGGATCAAGTCGACTACATGGATGTCTCTCCTAAGCAGTTGGTCTCGGTGGCAGCAGGACTGATACCCTTTCTTGAACATGACGATGCGAATCGTGCTCTAATGGGATCGAACATGCAACGTCAAGGTGTGCCTCTATTGCGAACTGAGGCTCCGCTAGTTGGGACCGGGATTGAGCATCGGGTGGCAGTAGATTCAAAGACAGTAGTTATTGCTGAAGAGCCGGGAAAGGTGGCGTCGGTGGATTCGAATCGAATAGTCGTTACAGAGGATGGGGACATTCCTTTACGCTTCGAGCGAAATCCGAAGAGTGATCCTAAGAATGGAGTTGTGGTCTATCCGCTACGGAAGTTCATGCGCTCGAATGCAGGGACTTGTTTTAGTCAGAAACCGATCGTGGCCAGAGGAGAATTTGTTAAAAAAGGTCAAGTAATTGCCGATGGGGCAAGTACGGAAAACGGAGAGTTGGCGCTTGGGCGTAATGTCCTGGTTGCCTTCATGCCCTGGAATGGTTATAATTTTGAAGATGCCATTTTGGTTAGCGAGAAACTGATTAAGGATGATGACTTTACTTCGATTCACATAGAGGAATTTGAAGTTACAGCGCGGGATACCAAATTGGGACCAGAGGAGATTACGCGAGATATTCCTAATGTGGGAGAGGAGGCTCTGATGCACCTAAACCACGACGGTGTCATCCGAGTAGGTGCTGAGGTCAAACCGGGTGACGTATTGGTGGGAAAGATAACACCAAAGAGCGAAACTGAACTGGCCCCTGAAGAAAAGTTGCTTCGGGCTATTTTTGGAGAAAAAGCTGCGGATGTTAGGGACACTTCATTGCTAGTCCCTTCAGGGGTTTACGGAATCGTGATGGACATTAAGGTTTCTAGTCGTGTCGATTTCGAAAGGGAGCAGTTGAGTCCCTCGGATAGGCGGCGCCAGGTTAAGCAAATTAATGAGAGCTTCAGGACTCAAAATGATACCCTTCGAGAGAGCCTGACGGAATCTCTTTCTAATATTTTGCTTGGGGAGAAAATTCCTCTCGACGTGATGAACAAAGAATCAGGTGAAGTCATTATTCCAGCAAATCGAAAAATCACCAAAACTCTATTACGTCGGTTAGCTGCTGTCTACAAGACAGTCGAGATCGACCCTTCTCCGGTGCGGATCAAGATTATGGAGATTATAAGCTCCTTTGAATCGAAATTTAGAGAATTAGATGATGATAGGGAGCGAAGTATCGGTTCCATCGAGTCTGGAGATGACATCGACGCCGGCGTAATTAAGAACGTCAAGGTCTACATTGCAACGAAGAGAAAGGTACAAGTAGGGGACAAAATGGCCGGTCGTCACGGCAATAAAGGTGTAGTTGCAAAAGTGGTACCTGAAGAGGATATGCCTTTCTTGCCTGACGGGACCTCGATTGAGATATGCCTTAATCCTTTGGGGGTTCCCAGCCGAATGAATGTGGGCCAGGTGTTAGAGACCCATTTGGGATGGGCTTGCAAGAAATTGGGAATTAAGGTTGCGACGCCAATTTTCGATGGCATTTCGGAGGCACGTATCCGTGAATACCTTAAAGAGGCTGGCCATCCCGATTCCGGGAAAAGCCAGCTCGTCGACGGGCGAACGGGTGAGCCATTCGATCAAGAAGTTGTTGTGGGATTTATCTACATGATGAAATTAAATCACTTGGTGGCGGACAAAATCCATGCTCGAGCAGTAGGACCCTATAGTCTTATTACACAGCAACCGCTAGGAGGGAAGGCCCAGTATGGGGGCCAGCGTTTTGGAGAGATGGAAGTTTGGGCGCTTGAGGCCTACGGTGCTGCCTATACCCTGCAAGAGCTATTGACTGTCAAGTCGGATGATGTGCAGGGAAGAACTAGAATTTACGAATCTCTCGTTAAAGGGGATACTAGTCTGCAGGCGGGTACGCCCCAGTCGTTTAATGTTCTAATGAAGGAGATGCAGAGTCTCTGTCTCAACGTTAGGTTAGGGGACGGTGTTATTGAAGATCAATTTTCCGCACAAATTTAA
- the rplL gene encoding 50S ribosomal protein L7/L12: MAELDKDQVLDWLGERTVLEISGIVKELEEKWGVSAAAPMAVAAPAAAGADGGEGAKVEEKTEFDVILAGFGENKIAAIKEVRAITGLGLKEAKDLVESAPKPVKEGIDKEEAEEIKSKLEGVGAQVEVK, translated from the coding sequence ATGGCTGAATTGGATAAAGATCAAGTCCTTGATTGGCTTGGTGAACGCACCGTTTTAGAAATAAGCGGTATTGTGAAAGAATTAGAGGAGAAGTGGGGCGTAAGCGCAGCTGCTCCTATGGCCGTGGCTGCACCTGCAGCTGCAGGTGCCGATGGCGGCGAGGGAGCTAAGGTCGAGGAGAAGACGGAGTTCGATGTTATTCTAGCTGGCTTTGGCGAGAATAAGATTGCGGCAATCAAAGAGGTTCGCGCCATTACTGGACTTGGTCTGAAGGAAGCTAAGGACCTGGTTGAGAGTGCGCCCAAACCGGTCAAAGAAGGTATTGACAAAGAGGAAGCAGAGGAAATCAAGTCGAAGCTTGAAGGCGTCGGCGCTCAAGTGGAGGTAAAATAG